From the genome of Chaetodon trifascialis isolate fChaTrf1 chromosome 4, fChaTrf1.hap1, whole genome shotgun sequence:
GTAACGGAAACAAGCCAACCCACACACTGGAGGCACAAGAACATGTGCCTGAAACATTTTTGTAAAATGGTTTATGATGATGTAAATTTCAGcatcaaacaaacatgatggTTAAAGCTGTTcatatattttctgtttgttatcGTAAAAACTTTTTGGTCTTGCTGGTTTTCCAGGAGTCGACCTTGAAGAGTCTCCTGAGCGCTCTGTGGAATATGTCAGCTCACAGCATTGACAACAAGGTGGCTATCTGTTCGGTGGACGGAGCTCTGGGCTTCCTGGTCAGCACTCTGACGTACCGATGTCAGACCAACTCGCTCGCCATCATTGAGAGCGGCGGAGGGATCCTTCGAAACGTGTCGAGTCTGGTTGCCACACGAGAAGACTACAGGTAGGTTTCTGCGACTCAAACACTGACTGTCACACTGGGAAATAAGCGTGAATTTTCATTCAACTCAAGGGCCACAACTGAGGAAACCTGAGATGTGGTTCAAAATTCCAGAGAAAGTATGTCAACCTTGGCTTTTGTCATCCTTTTTGGCTTCTTGGTTTTATTACACCTATAATGACTTTTAGATGGACACGAGATTTCTATTCTCAGAATTAAATTAGTAAAAGTgactttgattaaaaaaatctaattcgCTACTGATTTTCACCCTTGTGTTTTTCGATGTTTTAGCCCATTTATTACAAATAAACTATTACTGCTGATCATTTCACAACACTTTTTAGATTGTTTTCTTACCTTCCATGTTGGGCGGGATTCATGTATGTTTCAGTGAAATTTGATGTTTCCCGTCTAgtttaatgtttgtatttgtgtaaaCTGACGTTGTACAGAATGTGGAAACACTTTTCCTTGCAGAAAGTCAAagaaatctaaatctaaacacTTCTATTAAAATCAATTTGGAGAGAACTCGACTGAAATACTGTCTGATCACATTATTCTTGTTTTGATCTGTAATGCAGTGAGTTATGATGTAAGGTTGATGGTAGTAACAGCAGATATGATTTTATGTTCACAATTATTGATTTATATTCCAAGATGAAATGAATGGGAACCACTAGATGTATGGGAGGATGGGAAAACCCTTTAAAgaaccttaaaaaaaacaactacatgcttaagaaaagaaaagaaaagaaaagaaaagaaaagaaaagaaaagaaaagaaaagaaaagaaaaagaataagtGATTTGTAGTAAAATGGGTTCAAACAACCATTGGCACGGTCCTTCAACAATAACTGCAGTAAGTAATAATTTGTTTTATCTGCGTAAGTAATTTCTTGAAATGTCTTACTTTCTTCACAGGCAAATCCTCAGGGACCACAACTGCCTCCACACGCTGCTGCAGCACCTACGCTCCCACAGCCTGACCATAGTGAGCAATGCTTGTGGAACTCTCTGGAACCTTTCTGCCCGAAGTCCAAAAGACCAGGAGCTGCTTTGGGACCTCGGGGCAGTTAGCATGTTGCGCAACCTTATTCACTCCAAGCACAAGATGATAGCCATGGGCAGTGCCGCAGCTTTAAGGAACCTCCTCACTAATCGACCCCTGAAATATAAGGATGCTGCAGTCGTATCGCCTGGCTCTTGCATGCCCTCACTCTACATGCGGAAACAGAAGGCTCTGGAGGCTGAGCTGGATGCCAAGCACTTAGCAGAGACTTTTGATACCCTTGAGAAACAGAGCCCCAAGCACCTGACCCTTAACAAGCCGCTACGGCACATTGAGAGTCTGGCAAAGGATTATGCATCTGATTCTGGTTGTTTTGATGATGACGAGGCCCCAAATGTCTCCAGTAGCCTCGACACTGGGAGCTTTTCTATGCTGTCCATGTTCCTTACCAACTCTAACTTCCTGCAGAACCAGCCACGTAAGAGGGACAGTGAGCCTGAGAGAGACATAGACCCACCTCAGATGGTTGAGAAGAGACATGCACCACCTGACGACGTGgtatctgctgctgcagagaagcttgCAAAAAAGATCACAAACACAGTTGCCAAGATCGACAGGTTAGTAGAGGACATCACCATGCACACATCCTCAGAGGACAGTTTTAGTCTCAGCTCTGAGGACCACCTGGCAGACTGGCCTTACGGACTGGATGAACTCAATGAAGCTCGGGCAAAATCATGCTCCCCATGCCGTCTCTCTGATACAAGCAGTTTAGCCCACAGAGAACGCCTCAGTAGAGCCCATGCCCTCTTGCGCCTCAAAACTGCCCATACAAGTGTATCAACAGACAGCCTTAACAGCGGAAGCACCAGTGATGGCTACTGTGGCAGCAAAGACCAGATGCGACCTGCTCCAAGAGCTCTAATGATGCAACAACGACCCAACCAGCTTGATCTCAAGGTGGCTCATCAAGATTACCTTAATGTAGCGCCTTCTGTCCTGAATGAGACTAATCAGCAAGACATTCCTGAGAGAGATTCAGTGGACAACAAAGATGTGAAAACTCAAGAGTTCAGCAGTACAGATGCAGAAAAGAACCAGGATCAACCTGTACAAACACCTGTCAGTGCATCCACTAAAGTCTCCTCTGATGTCAGCATGACTTCAATTAAACTGTCTCCTTCTTATCAACAGGTCCCACTCATTCAGAGTGTGGCCAAATTTGGTGTAGCAAAGACAGCCATCAGTGTCCAGGCTGCCCAAGCAATGAGAAGGCAAGCATGGGTACCTACTGTGATGACTGGGGGGAGTATTACAAAATTTTCTCCAATGGCATCCACCAGAAGCCCAACCATTGGGACTATGGAGACAGTCCAGAAATACTCAGTGGAGAACACCCCAATTTGCTTTTCCCGCTGTAGTtcactttcctccctctcttctggTGATGGGGCGCTGGATGGGCAAAGTGAAAATGAGCTGGAGAGTGACTCCTCTTTAGAAATAATTGAAGTGGAGGATGAACAAGTGGTGAAGAGAGCTGAAGAGGATGAAACCTTGGAGGATCTGAGTGACAGCCAGCTGCTGATGACTGATTCAAAAACCTTCCCCAACAAAGAGACGGATCCCATCGAGATCTCCTGTCCTGCCAAAAGGGAAAAAGTGTTCCTGAGGGGAGCTTCACCAGCCATACTCGAAGACAGATCTCCATCAAGTTCATCTGAAAACTACATACATGAAACACCCTTGGTAATGAGTCGCTGTAGTTCAGTCAGTTCACTCGGCAGCTTTGAGTCTCCCTCTATTGCCAGCTCAATCCAGAGTGATCCATGCAGTGAGATGATTGACGGAACAATAAGCCCTAGTGATCTTCCTGACAGCCCAGGACAAACAATGCCTCCTAGCCGAAGTAAAACTCCATGTTGCGTTGAGTCAAATGGCCCAGAAACACAGGCCACAGGAATAGGAGGCCAGTGGGAAAGCAGCCTGCGAAAGTTCATGGAGATTGCAGACTCCAAGGATAGGTTTAACCTTCCTCCTGACCTGGACACCATGATCTACTTCACAGTGGAAAAGCCTACTGAGAACTTCTCCTGTGCTTCGAGTTTAAGTGCTCTGCCTCTTCACGAACACTACATACAAAAAGATGTGGAGCTGAAATTGACACCCTTACTtcagcaaaatgacaaaaatcttCCTTTCCCTGATGAGGATGAGCAAGGATATGACCATGGGGAGAGATACAGTGAGGGTAACTCAGATGATGACATAGAAATCTTAAAGGAATGCATCAACTCAGCAATGCCCTCCAAGTTCAGAAAAGTGAGACCTTCCCTGATGACCACAATCCCTCCTCATATTCTCAATTCACAGGTCCGAAAACCAATACATCTCCCAGTATACATGATGCTCCCAAATGGCAAAACTCAAATGTGTCCTGGGAGGAGAATTGTCATCCCACAAAAGGACTTAAAATTTGATGAATCATCCTTTACTGATTCTGCCGAAGGCACACCGGTCAACTTCTCCAGTACAACATCGCTAAGTGATGAAACACTTCAGTATCCAGTGAAGGAGAGGGGGGCTAAAGACTGCACAGCAAAAGGTATGAACAAACAGGAATTGCTTGATGATGAGGCAAAGAGGATAGAAGACTTGAGGATATTCTCACACTTCCACAAACCCAACAAGATGAACTACCCACCTGAGATACAAATGAACCGAACAACCAAACATGTCATTCCCACTCAGAGGGTGCTCATGCAAAGCAAGGAGGTAGCCGATAGAGTGGCAAGCCAAAGAAATCGTGATCAGTCACCTAACCAACAAAAGAAGAGGCATGGTCAAGGCCCTGCCAGGAAACTGGACCTGCCTGtcataaagaaaaacaatgacagtAACCTTAATACGACATCacaaaaaggaaacacactCTTTCGACAAATGACACATTCTTCCGAGGACAGTAACGGCTTCTACGatgatggaaatgaaaaagatgaagcAATGAAACGAACAACTAGAAAGCATATCAGGGAAGCAAGTAAAAACACTCTCTCTCAGAGCATGACAAATATTGTCAGGATTGACAATTCCCAAGGAAAGTCCAAAGGGTTTCACAGGATAAAACAGAATCTGATAAAGGATGAATCCCTGGGATGTTACTCACTCAGCTCCTCTCTCAGTTCACTGAGTGATGCCGAGTTTGAGGACCATAAATCAAAAGCCCAGCAAATATggtacaaaaacagacacaacaaaacactgaatatggTGCAACAAACAAAGCCTGTGAGCATTCATAGCCAATATGAAGAGCCAAGTTCACCAAGCTCTGTCAGCATGGATTCAGAGGATGACCTCCTTCAGAAATGCATAACATCTGCCATGCCcaagcagagaaagaagctTGCTGCCAGgaagaagaaagcagaaaatactcaaaaacaaaaacaaaaagcttctGATGGGTGGAACATGGATGAGGAAATGGACAGTGATGATACAGCATGGGATAAAGATTCAGACCTCAATAGTGTTGAGTGGAGAGCCATACAAGAAGGcgctaattgtgttgtcactgggCTGCAGGCATCAAAGTCTCAAGAGCCATCCTCTGAAGAGACTGAATCAGTCCTGTCATTCATGTCAACATCCAGCTTTACACCCAAAGAAAGGAAGTTTgctaaagacaaaaaagcaaataaacctCTAGACTTTGCTCAGCGCAAGCCAGTTCCAAACTTACCAGTGGTTTTCAGAGGCAGGACAGTGATCTATACACCGAAAAAAGAGACAGCTCCATCACAAAGACCTCCTCCCAGAAAAATTCCAACCAAGACAGATGCCCCAAAGAACCCAAACCTCGCTCAGCACAGATCAAAGAGCCTTCACCGATTAGGCTACCCACAGGACACTGAACTGTCTTTGCCAAAGAGGAGCTCTACTCCACCTCCAAGGATACCAAAAAGTTCATCCTCTGGATCATCGCAAAGCTCTACACCATCCAAACAGTCACAAAAGAAGATAACATCCCCAACTCAGACAAATAAAACCATCCAGAAAAAGAATGCCTCACCAACTAGTAGCCCACAAGCTACTAGTCCCCCAGAAAGGAAGGGACGCTCTCCTATTgtgaatcaaaatgaaaaatccccGCCACCTAAAACTCAGAAGTCACCCGTCCGAATCCCTTTTATGCAAAATTCCGTCAGGCCCAGACCTCTGTCACCTCTGGTGACAAACCAAATCAGCAGGCAAACCAATCAGGTCAATGGGAAAAGGGTGACACCCGCCAATCGATTTGAACTGGTCAGGATGACTTCTGTCCACTCAAGCGGTGGTGAGTCTGATCGCAATGGATTTTTGAGACAGCTTACTTTCATTAAGGAATCAAAGACTGTGCTGAGACGTGATGGTTCCTCACGCAACATGCCTGGATCTCAGAATGGATCACCCCGCAGAGCAGTTCCTGGAGCTTCAGCTGTCTTCCTTTGCTCATCACGCTGTCAGGAACTTAAGGCAGCTGTGCAAACCCAAAGAAGGGTGCAAGTTAAAGGGCCAGGACAAGCACAGCAAGTCCAGAGGCCAGACCGTGGCCTTCAAAAACAGACTACAACCCTCTCGAGAGCAACCTCCAGTGAAAGGGACCTATCTGCAAGACGCCCAGGCAGGAGAACTAGCTCCGAAAGCCCCTGCAGGGTCGCTCAGCAAAGAGAGCAAAGAGGGCCTGGCAGAGTGCCTGGAGCCAGGCAGCAACAAGACAAAGATACCTTTAAGCGTCACGCCTCATCACCGAGCATAAACATACTGAGCCGGGTGACCAGCCGCTCTTCCCTCCGTTCTTCTTCATCTGATTCGAGTGGAAGAGCAAAGAGCGAAGATGATACAAAGAAAAAAGGGCAGAGATCTGCATCTCACCTAAATGACAGAGTCACTTGGAGGAGGATCAGGGATGAAGATGTACCTCAGATCTTGAAAAGCACTCTGCCAGCCAATGCATTACCTCTGGTGCCTTCTCCTGATGGGGAAAAGCCAAAGCCACCAGCGCTTCCAGGAAAACTGCCAACCATTCTACTTGCATCTCGCAAGACAAGTGACGCAACAGTCCAGACTGAAGACTTTTCAAACAAGACCAACTCGAGCACCTCTCCATCGGTTGAAACTGCTCCAGTGATCTCAGAGGACGTGGCACGACTAGCGCTGCTCAGAAAGATTAGTGCCACCTCCGGGAGTAACATCCAGGATGGCGATTCAGACGGCTCCCTGAGGAGCCACAGCACCATCTCCACGGGAACGTCAGACAGCCACGTGGGGGGAGTTCTCCATTTCCGCCAAGGATCCCCCAGCAAGGCCGCCCGAATCACTCCGTTTAATTACATCCCAAGCCCCATGGCCTGCTGCCTACAAGACACACAAAACCAAGCAGCCACAATCAATGAGAAGCCAGGGGGGAAAAGTGAGTCATAGGACATTTAGTGGACAACATGGGCAATGTGGACAATTCTACTGCGTTCCTGTATGAAACTCAGCACTCAGGCGGACAGACTAGGAGTGTGCTGATCCTTTTACCTCGGGTATTGACCCTTTACTTTCTCCTTTCACTGCATTTGTTATCTTCTCTGAACAACTGATCGCAGCTTCCATCTACCATTCATACAGGGTTGGATGTATGCATTGAGTGAGGTCTGACATGACCATTAATAACTTTGAGAGATGCACTTCAGAGAAAAATCTCGTTCCAAACGGAAGAGCatctttttgtacttttttttgtatttgtagaATATTCATTGCCTGGTAGAAATGTAGTTAAAACATAAATCAAAAGACAATGAACTTGATTTCAGCACATAAATCACCATCGGTCTCCTGGACAGAATCGATAAAAGAACAATATTATGCAAACTTTTGAAGGATAACTCACCTGCAAAGGTACGAACTGTGGCAGACTGTTGACAGACTCTCACGAAGGACACAAGTACACAtgtaaattcttttttttttttttttttttttttttttacatacagtacatcaacACTTCGGGCCTTTGCCTCGCCACTCAACTGACTATGATACACTGTTAGCCTTTCCTGTTACATACATGGAGCCCAGTGGGGTTAGGGTACATTTTTGATGATTCATTTCTCCAATTAATAGTTCAATCACCTTTAttccatctgtctttgtcctttcGACACTAGCTGTAGGCGTCTAGATAATACATGCTTGGCCTGAGATATGCGGGTGCACTGACAAGCTGTTTCACGGCAGCTCAGCACAGTTTTGTGACATCCATGACAAACGAATAAAAACTTAACCTGTTCAAAACTTTACACTGATGCAAAAGTCCAGTAATCCTACTCAGTGATTTGCAGCATTGCGTGCAATGGGCcaataaagcagaaataccATATTATAGGAAGTGTATGTCAGTATACGCAAATTTAAATATCTAATCTCCCACAGTAGATATCGTCATATCACCCAACGCTACTGTGCTAAAATTAATTTGAGAGTATGATTTATCACAAATTTTCACCCCGGCACCACTGGACTCCAgttccatcactgctgtggaAATATTAAAGCAAATACCATCGTTGTCCAAACTATCAGCTGATGGGGAATAACTTCACACTGTACTCTTGGTCTCAATCAGTATTGTAAATAACTTGCAGATATACAAATCTTCAAAGCTTCCTGGTGGGCAAAAGAATCTATGTTGCTCCCTGACAGCATGCTAATATATTCACTGAGTTACAAACACGTTTGGGATGTAGGATGACGACGATGTTGGCATTCAGTGGAAAATACTGTACTTTCTAAAGCCCGACAAGAGCATTACTAGCCACCTGTATTCAAGTGCCGCAAAGACCTATAATGCTATAAACTGTCAGCGTAGATGAACAAAGCCTCTGTGAATCGAATGTGACGACATTATATTTGTGTTTGCTACTAGATTCAGACACTTTGCTGTTGAATATTTCCTGTCAAGAAACAAATGTTGGGCTTTGAGTCGATGGACGTGTGTCCTTACAGAACGTATCCACTGGGAGTCTTTATAATAACGTGTTAATATCTGCTTAACTGTGTTGCTGTAAAAGTAGTGATAGGTCGAGAAGAAGTCGAATATAAAGACGATGAATATTCTCTGTAGTTGTACCATCACTCCTCCATGTGTgctcaaagacagcagagggcTGGGCGGGATTAGCATAACTCTACATTAAGGGGCTGtttattcacaaaaacaaacttttgcATTTACTGTCAGCCTAATGGATTTCCAAAGCATGTTTTGAGTATGAATAAAGCCCGAGTAGCTTTTGAATGCAAACCTTTCCAATCCCAGCGACCACTATGAAATGGATAAGTGACTCCCACCGAGGTCCACTGTGTCGAACACTCGCCTGCTGGAAAAGGTTTTAAACATTCAGGGTCAGTAAGAGTTTGAGTTTGTGAAATGAGGTTTCTCAGAGGCTCTTTGTCACCTTTGATAAAATCCTGCCGGAGAAATTCTAGTCACTGAGGTGGTGATGACTCCATCAGCTGCCTTGAGTCACGACGGTCCTGAAAAGTCCAGTCTGTGGACGGACATTCACACCACATACACACCTGCTGTGGATTACAGGACGGTCATGACTCCAggtgtgtctgtctctggctcCATCACAGTGAATCAGGTGATCAGGTGATCGTCTCGTGTCTCTGGACAGGACGAGGTGCGAAGCAGCGCCTGGATTCAACAGGCTCTGCTTCGTTCTACAGTCACAAGATCTGAAGTTACTCTCATCGTTTCACACAAACTCTTTTGTCCCTTATTTGAACCCATACCTGCAGGCTTGAAATGTGGATTTCTAAACTTTTCAGCTGAGCGTCTGATACTGAAAAGACTTTGGGCGGAGAACATCACTTCAACAGCCCCGAAAAGGAAAACAGGATGAAAAGATGAACGTGTGAATGAGTTGAACAGGGAATCTGGTTCCATATTTAAAAGCCATGAGAAGGTCCTGGAAGTTTGTCCGCCATCACCATCGGCGGCCTTGTTCACGCCTGGCAGGAAACTGACTTTTAAGTGACGAAGCTTAAGTTCAGCGTCCTGCAACTCACAAATTAAACTATTTAAATATTCAAATCTGAACGTGAGACTGAACCAGTCCTCAGAAAATCAGACAAATGATTGGACGCCTCCAAGAGGACAGCTTCAGTTTTGATGGACATGAGTTATCAGAGGACGTCCTACCTTCTGAGCGTGAACAAGGCCCCGGAGGCGTCCGGCGCCATGTGAAATaggcaaagcagcagaggtgtGTCATAATAAATGTTTCCATCCAATAAAAAGTGACGTGTTTCATTAAAGCTGTGTCGCTTTGCTTCGTACAGACGCACACGTGACAGGAGACGTGATCAGCAGCCTTTTATTGGCTTTGGTTCTGATTCGCTGATAAAACAAACGGTTGCTCAGACTGAAGACATGACAATAAAAATCCAGGACTGTGGGAAACgcagcttcctgtcctctctggaAACTAACAGACTCCTTCCtgacatgttttcatcagtCTTCAGCAGTCAGAGTCACTGAGCTGCTCAGCTGAAGACGTCTGCTTAGATCATCTCCGACTGCTGAAGCCTCGTTTCAGCTTCACGTCTTTGAAATGAGGAACCGTTCATGTCCAGTGTGAACAGAAGGAATAATGACAGCTTTGATGTTAACGGGGGCAGATCTGATCCTTCACCCCCTCAATAACAACACAATAGAGCTCAGCTGCTTCAGCAGAAACTTTAGTTTCCCCTCGTCTCTGTGCGGGACACACAGGACATCTGGATCTAAAGGAtttgacagagaaaagacacaatTAACACGGactggacaaataaaaccaattACATGAGGCACAAACCGACTTCACGTTCAGTCTGAGCACAAACATCTTAACACCGCTTAGATCCGACGAGCAAAGAGGGCTGAACAGGCTGATTAATCAATACTGGTTATTGATAAGTGAATCTAATCACATCCTTTGTCAGGTAACAGAGTCTGATCAGCGTCTCAAACATGAGAATCTGTTTCAGAACATGTCAGAgcttcagcttcactgtgagaggaggaagctgcTCCTTCAGGTGAAGCCAGACTCAGTCAGCCATCAGCCTTCAGCTGTCTTCACTTACTGTGACACAAACCCAACCCCAAGCACTCCAttcaggggtcagaggtcagaggacaGAAGCACCAACAGTGTCTGGCTCAAAGGCACTTTGGCAGTTTTGATCTGAGTCAGTCAGAAGTCATCAGGTCATCAGCACTGAGAGCGTCCCCGACAGAGGACAGTCTGCaacagagacaggtggagagtcAGAGtgcttgacctttgacctctgccaCATCCTTCTCCAGCTGTTCTCCCGCAACTCGCAGCTCCTCCCTCTGCCGCagcagctgacctctgacctcctgcagCCGCTCGTTCAGCTCCAGATACTGCCGACACTGCTGGAACCTCAAGTCCACATCACTGTCCAAAGGCCGGGACGAGTCTGAGgacggagaggagagacagtcagaaaattacagcagagacaaggagtaaactacagcagagacaacagaaaactacagcagagacaaagagaaaactacagcagagacaacagaaaactacagcagagacaacagaaaactacagcagagacaaagagtaaactacagcagagacaacagaaaactacaacagagacaacagaaaactacagcagagacaaagagtaaactacagcagagacaacagaaaactacagcagagacaaagagaaaactacagcagagacaacagaaaactacagcagagacaaagagtaaactacagcagagacaacagaaaactacagcagagacaacagaaaactacagcagagacaaagagtaaactacagcagagacaacagtaaactacagcagagacaaagagtaaactacagcagagacaaagagtaaactacagcagagacaaagaataaactacagcagagacaaaaagaaaactacagcagagacaaagagtaaactacagcagagacaacagtaaactacagcagagacaaagagtaAACTACAGCAGAGATCCCGTCCTTTACAGactgtttgtcctgttttttttacagactgtttgttttcatgactGGCGTGCTGCAGTGAGGCCATGCTGAAAATAACATGAATGTCCTCTTTGTCTCCGTCATAAATAAGATGGACGTCTCTCTGAATAAGTGGTTGAACTTGACcaacacagaaaaatggcagTGACTACAACGACAACAGGCTGGATGATGACGTCCCGCTGATCCAATGAGACGCAGCTGGAGTCGATTCTTTGACTCTGCAGAGTCTGATTGGTTCATACTCTGAAGGTCACTGCGTGTGGTCATTTGATCCTTATTTCACCAGCGCTGAACGTGGACGATgtgactgcaggtctgtgtggATTCACCTTGTCCGGTCTGCTCCAGGATGCTGAAGACCGGGTCATTGGGAGCAGCTCGGTTGATGTCCTCCAGGATCTGGTCCACACCGGGGGGGTCAGGACGGCTGGGCAGAACCATCCGCTTCTTATTTTTTGAACCAAGATTCATTCTGCTGACTCAGCGTCACGTCCTGCATCTGAAAACAAACCGCTCATCACGTTCAGTGGAGAGAAATGACGTCTGATCATTTAGCTGTCAAAATAAGTGCGACCGTGaaaagacagcagctgcagatccATCCAGGCTGTCCTCCAGGTCCTCCATGATAAACGTGATTAACTGACCGACTTTAATGTCTGCCACGGATCACTGATCAACAGTACTATTAAAAGCTATTGAAAGTTAGCTAAAATCTAATTCTGCTCATTTAAGTCGACTCTTTATCTATAAGGTCTTCGCCGTGTTCAGCTAAGTGAAGGTGTGACACGTTCCCCAGAACTCAGTTAAACTATACATTCAATTAAGAGATACTTCGATCATTGAGTTGTCTGTGAACGTGTACAGATAGTAACCTTGACAGCGAATTGAAATACATTACCGAACTGCTACGTCTTATTCTTCAAGTGCCTTTTAAAATAAAGGTTCAACTTAAAGAAATTCAtcttggtgattttttttttttgttgccgtCCAGCAACACGCAGAGGACAGtactgctagctagctagctagcactGAGACGTGATGGACAAATCGGTGTGGACGTGGAAATCTGTTGCAGCCTGGTGAAAAAATTCTAAGCCGAATTTAACTAAAAGTCTTTAAGATTCAATAAACGGCTTCGACAGTGAGACAACGACGTGTTATATTTACCAATGAGCAGTTCTATTTTAACTCTGAACACCATGAAG
Proteins encoded in this window:
- the apc2 gene encoding adenomatous polyposis coli protein 2 isoform X1 — its product is MLLSLLQGALQSVKMANTVASYDQLAHQVEALRKENSHLRRELEDNSNHLSKLETETFGMKEVLKQLQSKLEQEAGTLASSGRSDVLHQLKELHMDLTNYYELKHQPHNLRLLTDSLGGAGLTGVGGAELDDRLALPPSSCSSSSVAAVSRARSPLRASSRLSAASGGETAAIMLPHHFLDGAPPKTAVISGADGRQSDHHVEELYKERNLLLGEIDREERERCWYFSQLEALSQRLAQLPRIDTFSLQMDLIRQQLEFEAQQVRSVMEERFGTNDEMVQRTQMRVARLEQLEKELHEARGSQESQLQLSGAEKPPAGEPENNQSSAAAAGTDAPADGGSKVEMVFWLLSMLANRDKEEMSRTLLALSSSQDSCIAMRKSGCVPLLVQILHEAPGGSSGPGETAAGGTVMGCSREAKSRASAALHNIIYSQQDEGQARREMRVLHMLEQIRTYCDSGWDWIESHAGTPSPGGTKTTDIPEPVDPQICQAMCAIMKLSFEEEYRRAMNELGGLQVVADLIHLDQDMYGMQNDPINMALRRYAGMALTNLTFGDVVNKATLCSKKSCLQALVAQLASDSEELHQVVSSILRNLSWRADISSKRVLRDIGCVSALMTCALQATKESTLKSLLSALWNMSAHSIDNKVAICSVDGALGFLVSTLTYRCQTNSLAIIESGGGILRNVSSLVATREDYRQILRDHNCLHTLLQHLRSHSLTIVSNACGTLWNLSARSPKDQELLWDLGAVSMLRNLIHSKHKMIAMGSAAALRNLLTNRPLKYKDAAVVSPGSCMPSLYMRKQKALEAELDAKHLAETFDTLEKQSPKHLTLNKPLRHIESLAKDYASDSGCFDDDEAPNVSSSLDTGSFSMLSMFLTNSNFLQNQPRKRDSEPERDIDPPQMVEKRHAPPDDVVSAAAEKLAKKITNTVAKIDRLVEDITMHTSSEDSFSLSSEDHLADWPYGLDELNEARAKSCSPCRLSDTSSLAHRERLSRAHALLRLKTAHTSVSTDSLNSGSTSDGYCGSKDQMRPAPRALMMQQRPNQLDLKVAHQDYLNVAPSVLNETNQQDIPERDSVDNKDVKTQEFSSTDAEKNQDQPVQTPVSASTKVSSDVSMTSIKLSPSYQQVPLIQSVAKFGVAKTAISVQAAQAMRRQAWVPTVMTGGSITKFSPMASTRSPTIGTMETVQKYSVENTPICFSRCSSLSSLSSGDGALDGQSENELESDSSLEIIEVEDEQVVKRAEEDETLEDLSDSQLLMTDSKTFPNKETDPIEISCPAKREKVFLRGASPAILEDRSPSSSSENYIHETPLVMSRCSSVSSLGSFESPSIASSIQSDPCSEMIDGTISPSDLPDSPGQTMPPSRSKTPCCVESNGPETQATGIGGQWESSLRKFMEIADSKDRFNLPPDLDTMIYFTVEKPTENFSCASSLSALPLHEHYIQKDVELKLTPLLQQNDKNLPFPDEDEQGYDHGERYSEGNSDDDIEILKECINSAMPSKFRKVRPSLMTTIPPHILNSQVRKPIHLPVYMMLPNGKTQMCPGRRIVIPQKDLKFDESSFTDSAEGTPVNFSSTTSLSDETLQYPVKERGAKDCTAKGMNKQELLDDEAKRIEDLRIFSHFHKPNKMNYPPEIQMNRTTKHVIPTQRVLMQSKEVADRVASQRNRDQSPNQQKKRHGQGPARKLDLPVIKKNNDSNLNTTSQKGNTLFRQMTHSSEDSNGFYDDGNEKDEAMKRTTRKHIREASKNTLSQSMTNIVRIDNSQGKSKGFHRIKQNLIKDESLGCYSLSSSLSSLSDAEFEDHKSKAQQIWYKNRHNKTLNMVQQTKPVSIHSQYEEPSSPSSVSMDSEDDLLQKCITSAMPKQRKKLAARKKKAENTQKQKQKASDGWNMDEEMDSDDTAWDKDSDLNSVEWRAIQEGANCVVTGLQASKSQEPSSEETESVLSFMSTSSFTPKERKFAKDKKANKPLDFAQRKPVPNLPVVFRGRTVIYTPKKETAPSQRPPPRKIPTKTDAPKNPNLAQHRSKSLHRLGYPQDTELSLPKRSSTPPPRIPKSSSSGSSQSSTPSKQSQKKITSPTQTNKTIQKKNASPTSSPQATSPPERKGRSPIVNQNEKSPPPKTQKSPVRIPFMQNSVRPRPLSPLVTNQISRQTNQVNGKRVTPANRFELVRMTSVHSSGGESDRNGFLRQLTFIKESKTVLRRDGSSRNMPGSQNGSPRRAVPGASAVFLCSSRCQELKAAVQTQRRVQVKGPGQAQQVQRPDRGLQKQTTTLSRATSSERDLSARRPGRRTSSESPCRVAQQREQRGPGRVPGARQQQDKDTFKRHASSPSINILSRVTSRSSLRSSSSDSSGRAKSEDDTKKKGQRSASHLNDRVTWRRIRDEDVPQILKSTLPANALPLVPSPDGEKPKPPALPGKLPTILLASRKTSDATVQTEDFSNKTNSSTSPSVETAPVISEDVARLALLRKISATSGSNIQDGDSDGSLRSHSTISTGTSDSHVGGVLHFRQGSPSKAARITPFNYIPSPMACCLQDTQNQAATINEKPGGKSES